The following coding sequences lie in one Maribacter forsetii DSM 18668 genomic window:
- a CDS encoding DUF1963 domain-containing protein, producing MDIRDFNGIVIEGKYDLDQKEGFLRSVMLPAIVIEQATVFDEKGISKYGGNPLVPDNFEWPKQEFGDYRFIAQFHLSEIPPGENQLPKKGLLSIFAAYDEENTMAWTDDNYAKVFYFENVEDLKPYDNPNFPDKYSLDVVFKQEVDIPFKPELYSTKGLNKKQMNYVCTKVLERTDKRYDSYLLGYPYYNSLDADPRENENWTSLLTLRYQSGFGLYWNDRGYLMLFIEKEKLAKGDFSNIKSNAG from the coding sequence ATGGATATCAGGGATTTTAATGGGATTGTTATTGAAGGGAAATATGATTTGGACCAGAAAGAGGGATTTCTAAGGTCCGTCATGCTGCCAGCCATTGTCATTGAGCAAGCAACGGTTTTTGATGAAAAGGGAATAAGCAAGTATGGTGGCAATCCACTTGTGCCCGATAATTTTGAATGGCCCAAGCAAGAATTCGGGGATTATAGATTTATAGCGCAGTTTCATCTAAGTGAAATACCGCCTGGTGAAAATCAACTTCCAAAGAAAGGTTTGTTAAGCATTTTTGCAGCGTATGACGAGGAAAATACTATGGCTTGGACAGATGATAACTATGCGAAGGTTTTCTATTTTGAAAATGTTGAGGACTTAAAACCTTATGACAATCCTAATTTTCCTGATAAATATTCGCTTGATGTGGTTTTTAAACAGGAAGTGGATATACCTTTTAAACCGGAATTATACTCAACCAAAGGTCTCAACAAAAAGCAAATGAACTATGTCTGTACTAAAGTGCTAGAGCGGACAGATAAAAGATATGATAGTTATTTATTAGGCTACCCCTATTACAATTCATTAGATGCCGACCCAAGGGAAAACGAAAATTGGACATCATTATTAACCTTGCGTTATCAATCTGGTTTTGGGTTATATTGGAACGACCGTGGTTATTTAATGCTATTTATAGAAAAAGAGAAATTGGCAAAAGGAGATTTCTCTAATATTAAATCTAATGCTGGGTAG
- a CDS encoding NAD(P)-dependent oxidoreductase has protein sequence MKFGIIRERKNPPDKRVVLSPKACQKVLSIYTKAEIIVEPSSIRAYVDADYQDLGITVADKMNDCEVLLGVKEVPIDALIPNKKYFFFSHTIKKQPYNRDLLRAILEKNIEMYDHEVITNKQEQRVVAFGRYAGIVGAYNGFRAYGLKYDAFQLPKASDLPDQQALIEELKKLKLPNIKVLLTGRGRVGNGSREMLDGMGMRRVNVTEYLEDTFNEPVYCQIDAGEYNKRKDGVRGNKANFFAHPEEYKSNFFRFAKVTDFYIAGHFYGQGAPYLFTREDAKHEDFNMKVVADISCDIDGPVASTIKPSTIADPIYGYNSVTETETDFKNADAIAVMAVDNLPCELPRDASEGFGEAFIKNVIPAFFNDDKDGVLERARMTKNGKLTERYAYLQDYVDGKE, from the coding sequence ATGAAGTTCGGAATTATAAGAGAACGCAAGAATCCGCCAGATAAGCGTGTAGTATTATCGCCAAAAGCATGTCAAAAAGTCTTAAGTATATATACTAAGGCTGAAATTATTGTAGAACCTTCTTCAATTAGGGCTTATGTAGATGCGGATTATCAAGATTTAGGTATCACGGTTGCAGACAAAATGAATGATTGTGAGGTGCTTTTAGGAGTCAAGGAAGTGCCTATTGATGCGTTAATTCCTAATAAAAAATACTTCTTCTTTTCGCACACCATTAAAAAACAACCTTATAACAGAGACTTGCTTCGTGCTATTTTAGAGAAGAATATAGAAATGTACGACCATGAGGTTATTACCAACAAGCAAGAACAACGCGTTGTTGCTTTTGGTAGATATGCAGGTATTGTTGGGGCATATAACGGATTTCGTGCATACGGACTCAAATACGATGCTTTTCAATTGCCAAAGGCTAGCGACCTTCCAGATCAGCAGGCTTTAATCGAAGAACTAAAAAAACTAAAATTACCTAATATAAAGGTGCTTCTTACTGGCAGGGGCAGAGTCGGTAATGGTTCTAGAGAAATGTTAGATGGTATGGGTATGCGTAGGGTAAATGTTACCGAGTATTTAGAAGATACTTTTAATGAACCGGTATATTGTCAAATAGATGCTGGTGAATACAATAAACGAAAAGACGGAGTTCGTGGCAATAAAGCCAATTTCTTCGCTCACCCGGAAGAGTATAAATCGAACTTTTTTAGATTTGCCAAGGTGACCGATTTCTATATAGCCGGTCATTTTTATGGTCAAGGTGCTCCTTATTTATTCACTAGGGAAGATGCTAAACATGAAGATTTCAATATGAAGGTTGTCGCCGATATCAGTTGTGATATTGACGGACCCGTTGCTTCTACTATTAAACCTTCTACTATTGCTGATCCTATTTATGGTTATAACTCGGTAACGGAGACCGAGACAGATTTTAAAAATGCTGACGCAATTGCGGTCATGGCGGTAGATAATTTACCGTGTGAATTACCTAGAGATGCCAGTGAAGGTTTTGGAGAAGCTTTTATAAAAAATGTGATTCCTGCTTTTTTCAACGACGATAAAGATGGCGTTCTCGAAAGAGCAAGAATGACCAAAAATGGGAAGCTGACAGAACGTTATGCATATCTACAGGATTATGTTGATGGTAAGGAATAG
- a CDS encoding ribosomal maturation YjgA family protein, which yields MKFKFNHIYFIYFLALLGIEILIAIFLKSGFIRHTFGDYLVVILLFFFFKAFIKASDIAIGIVTLLIAFAIEFLQLTNMLSYFGLEHSKWANLIFGNYFSIQDLLAYTLGILTVTSLEIKKRFLLKQPIN from the coding sequence ATGAAATTCAAATTCAACCATATCTACTTTATATACTTTCTTGCACTATTAGGAATCGAAATCTTAATTGCCATATTTTTAAAATCCGGATTTATTCGACATACGTTTGGAGACTACCTTGTAGTCATTCTCTTATTTTTCTTTTTCAAAGCCTTCATAAAGGCAAGTGATATTGCAATCGGCATTGTCACCTTATTAATTGCTTTTGCCATCGAATTTTTACAACTCACCAATATGTTAAGCTACTTTGGGTTGGAGCATTCTAAATGGGCAAATTTAATTTTCGGAAACTATTTCAGCATTCAAGATTTATTGGCATACACCCTAGGTATACTAACCGTAACAAGTTTAGAAATCAAAAAACGATTCTTGCTGAAACAACCTATAAACTAA
- a CDS encoding DUF4153 domain-containing protein — translation MNVHIKSLLSALAFSLLFYSKSFGLNLFLISILVVVLVSTLKGTRKVSWVYALTYILTSVFVLINPTGFTIFVHFMALMVYVGKSISNQTSLYLSWLLGFMNILIASISNFIQRQNSVNEKDIKKETSPKLFNRLKGSFFAGALLILFAALYKNANPVFENLVNQINFDFISIPWVFFTFLGYIIFLNILRPLDAQEIIAVDASQKNELKTPSEIEIIGQKKQLESEHTLGSFIFFALNLLLVFFLVTDGIYLFQKTEISNAEYSASVHQGVYALMFSIVLAIILILYFFRGNLNFYKENTQIKTLTYAWISLNIILIVFTTYKNFTYVEALGLTYKRIGVFVYLLLTLTGLITGYIKVAEVKSFIYLVRTNIATVFAFLVLSAAVPWDRTITYFNLSSLENPDIHYLLDLGDTNSIQLYKYAKEKSADYDLKISIKDKYEDYITQQSEKTWQEYTLVQLVQHNLK, via the coding sequence ATGAACGTTCATATAAAATCACTGTTATCTGCATTAGCCTTTAGTTTACTATTCTACAGTAAAAGCTTTGGACTAAATTTATTTTTAATTTCCATATTGGTAGTGGTACTTGTTTCCACACTTAAAGGCACACGTAAGGTTTCATGGGTTTATGCCCTCACTTATATTCTTACATCGGTTTTTGTATTGATCAATCCTACAGGGTTTACCATATTTGTTCATTTTATGGCATTAATGGTCTATGTAGGTAAATCTATTTCTAACCAAACATCTTTATACCTCTCATGGCTATTAGGCTTCATGAACATACTAATAGCAAGTATTTCGAATTTCATTCAAAGACAAAATTCAGTCAACGAAAAGGATATAAAAAAGGAGACGTCACCAAAATTATTTAATCGTTTAAAAGGTAGTTTTTTCGCAGGGGCATTACTCATTTTGTTTGCTGCGCTGTACAAAAATGCTAATCCTGTTTTTGAGAACCTTGTAAATCAAATCAATTTTGATTTTATAAGTATCCCTTGGGTATTCTTTACATTTCTTGGGTACATTATATTTCTTAACATTTTGCGCCCATTAGATGCACAAGAAATAATTGCGGTGGATGCATCTCAAAAAAACGAATTGAAGACTCCCTCCGAAATAGAAATCATTGGGCAAAAAAAGCAATTGGAAAGTGAGCATACCTTAGGCTCTTTTATATTTTTCGCCCTTAATTTATTACTGGTATTCTTTTTAGTAACTGATGGAATTTACCTATTCCAAAAAACCGAAATTTCTAATGCAGAATATTCGGCATCTGTACACCAAGGGGTGTATGCGTTAATGTTCTCTATAGTACTAGCCATTATACTAATTCTTTATTTCTTTAGAGGAAACCTCAACTTCTATAAAGAAAATACACAAATAAAAACACTTACATACGCATGGATCTCGCTGAACATTATATTAATTGTTTTTACAACATACAAGAACTTCACCTATGTTGAAGCCCTGGGTCTTACCTACAAGCGTATTGGTGTATTCGTATATCTACTACTTACCCTTACCGGCTTAATTACAGGTTATATTAAAGTGGCGGAAGTAAAAAGCTTTATTTATTTAGTGCGTACAAACATTGCAACTGTATTTGCTTTCTTAGTGCTAAGTGCTGCGGTGCCATGGGATAGAACAATTACGTATTTCAATTTAAGTTCACTTGAAAATCCTGATATTCATTATCTCTTGGATTTGGGAGATACTAATAGTATTCAGCTATACAAATATGCTAAAGAGAAGAGTGCAGACTATGATTTAAAAATCAGTATTAAAGATAAATACGAAGATTATATTACACAACAATCAGAAAAAACGTGGCAAGAATATACATTAGTTCAGCTTGTTCAACATAACTTAAAATGA
- a CDS encoding Coq4 family protein, which translates to MRAAILEKLYNWSVVPYQYFKKNEAWQFNAEELKEYPSDSLGYHMGKFLVANSFQLQEKLESHDVFHVLTGTGITVPEEISMQFYLMGNGKRSLYLFTVICIGSMLYPECWRQFSSKYNCGKSALPFHQLDFQKLLNQPIQRIKSTFLIH; encoded by the coding sequence ATGAGAGCAGCCATATTAGAAAAATTATATAATTGGAGTGTGGTACCCTATCAATACTTCAAAAAGAATGAAGCTTGGCAATTTAATGCTGAAGAATTAAAAGAATATCCAAGCGACTCATTAGGCTATCATATGGGCAAATTTCTTGTTGCCAACAGCTTTCAGTTACAAGAAAAACTAGAGAGTCATGATGTATTTCATGTACTCACCGGAACCGGAATTACGGTTCCTGAAGAAATAAGCATGCAGTTTTATTTAATGGGAAATGGAAAAAGAAGTCTTTACTTATTTACGGTCATATGTATTGGCTCTATGCTGTATCCGGAGTGTTGGAGGCAATTTTCATCTAAATATAACTGTGGAAAATCTGCACTACCCTTTCATCAATTAGATTTTCAAAAGCTGCTAAACCAACCCATCCAACGGATAAAGTCCACTTTTTTAATTCATTAA
- a CDS encoding winged helix-turn-helix domain-containing protein yields the protein MSLIDNINKAFDHRIRLGIMSILMVNDYADFKMLKELLGATDGNLASHTKALEKEEYIKVEKQFIGRKPNTRYSATPLGKAQFKKHINALEKLIGK from the coding sequence ATGAGTTTAATTGACAACATAAACAAAGCTTTTGATCACCGAATAAGACTGGGAATTATGTCTATTCTAATGGTGAACGATTATGCTGATTTTAAAATGCTAAAAGAGCTTTTAGGTGCTACAGATGGCAATTTAGCCAGTCATACCAAAGCGCTTGAAAAAGAGGAATACATAAAAGTGGAAAAGCAGTTTATAGGTAGAAAACCTAATACTCGCTACTCTGCAACCCCACTTGGTAAAGCGCAGTTTAAGAAGCATATTAATGCTTTAGAAAAACTAATAGGTAAGTAG
- a CDS encoding PepSY-associated TM helix domain-containing protein: MNKRTYNILFHLHTVSGIVISVALYVIFFTGSFAFFRDEIANWERGHTVEVAEEIQLNFDETFQEMSNEKSLYSRDIELKHYYNEQNIGVNLGASKDTLLSKEKAARSFYYLNTKDKTTTDYVSSYSLGEFLYRLHFFAQLPHPFGYYLSGSVAFFFLFALITGIVVHWDKIISNFYVFRPMTKLKTVWTDAHTALGVIGFPFQFIYAVTGTFFMLKVLLIAPTALALYDGDDNKLYEDLEYTHPEFEFQNTPLKSPVSINALVQQVKENWKGFKVNEVHIFNYGDTGMHVSVSGNLDYKDKINGYGYTIFNAADNSIHSVKDPTKKTSYLDTVKGIFYRLHLGDYGGYGLRIISFILGLIGCFVILSGVLIWLTARNKKNVPPKKKKFNEAVVRYYLAICLSLYPITALSFVLVQVINPAGMSLLYKFYFIGWLLITIFFIIKKDNYLTNKYTLLSGSLIGLTIPLVNGFCTGNWIWVSYAKGYDQVLFIDAFWIVLSIVGLLIVGKLNVNEKNKKSKN, encoded by the coding sequence ATGAATAAAAGAACTTACAATATTTTATTTCATTTACATACGGTTAGCGGCATTGTTATTAGTGTTGCCCTTTATGTTATTTTCTTTACCGGTTCATTTGCATTCTTTAGAGATGAAATCGCAAATTGGGAACGAGGGCACACCGTTGAAGTAGCAGAAGAAATACAGCTAAATTTTGATGAGACATTTCAAGAAATGTCTAACGAAAAAAGCCTTTACAGTAGAGATATTGAATTAAAACATTATTACAACGAGCAGAACATCGGAGTGAATTTAGGCGCATCTAAAGACACCCTGCTTTCGAAAGAAAAAGCTGCTCGTTCTTTTTACTATCTGAATACCAAAGACAAAACTACAACAGACTATGTAAGCTCATATTCATTAGGTGAATTTTTATACAGACTACATTTTTTTGCACAACTACCTCACCCTTTCGGGTATTATTTATCAGGATCCGTTGCTTTCTTTTTCCTCTTCGCCTTAATAACAGGTATCGTAGTTCATTGGGATAAAATTATTTCTAATTTCTATGTATTCAGACCAATGACAAAATTGAAAACGGTATGGACAGATGCGCATACAGCTTTAGGGGTTATCGGTTTTCCCTTTCAATTTATTTATGCTGTAACCGGTACGTTCTTTATGCTAAAAGTGCTTTTAATCGCCCCAACAGCACTGGCATTATATGATGGTGATGATAACAAGCTATATGAAGATCTGGAATATACGCATCCAGAATTTGAGTTCCAAAACACTCCTTTAAAAAGTCCGGTTAGCATTAACGCATTGGTACAACAGGTGAAAGAAAACTGGAAAGGGTTTAAAGTAAATGAGGTTCATATTTTCAATTATGGAGATACAGGTATGCATGTATCGGTAAGCGGAAATTTAGACTATAAAGATAAAATTAATGGATACGGCTACACTATATTCAATGCTGCCGACAATAGCATTCACAGTGTTAAAGACCCAACTAAAAAAACATCGTATTTAGATACCGTTAAAGGTATATTCTATAGGCTTCATTTAGGTGATTATGGTGGATACGGATTACGCATTATATCATTTATACTTGGTTTAATAGGATGCTTTGTTATACTAAGCGGAGTACTCATTTGGTTAACTGCACGCAACAAAAAGAACGTACCGCCCAAGAAAAAGAAATTCAACGAGGCAGTAGTACGTTATTATTTAGCCATATGCTTAAGCCTTTACCCAATAACCGCGCTTTCATTTGTTTTGGTACAAGTAATTAACCCTGCGGGGATGAGCTTATTGTATAAATTTTACTTTATTGGTTGGTTATTGATTACCATCTTCTTCATTATTAAAAAGGACAATTATTTGACCAACAAATACACCTTGCTTTCCGGTAGTTTAATAGGTTTAACTATACCACTGGTAAATGGTTTCTGTACGGGTAATTGGATCTGGGTAAGCTACGCAAAAGGGTATGATCAAGTACTTTTCATCGATGCATTTTGGATTGTACTCAGTATTGTAGGGCTATTAATTGTCGGTAAATTAAATGTGAATGAAAAGAATAAAAAATCCAAAAATTAG
- a CDS encoding DUF4198 domain-containing protein, with translation MKRIIITLALLVFTVSPMFAHYLWLETDRTGKLEKEQEVRVYFGEYTHGVIEKVKGENYPSVSKFNLWLIHPDGTKSALKTSPKENFYVAHFTPKTNGTYTVALNNDNIEVLDYTEWDFGIFKTHYQSTAKVQVGNKISDTKTLNEDGIVIKELANEDDEIKLQVLFRGKPLAKNEFKIFVSDLWSKTLETDEHGEVSFALPWNTKYTMETTFEERIPGTYNGKDYEFVWHCATYCINN, from the coding sequence ATGAAAAGAATAATCATTACACTCGCCTTATTGGTATTCACCGTATCGCCAATGTTCGCCCATTACCTATGGCTTGAAACAGACCGTACAGGAAAATTAGAAAAAGAACAAGAAGTTAGGGTCTATTTTGGCGAATATACACATGGGGTCATTGAAAAAGTCAAAGGAGAAAATTACCCCTCTGTTTCAAAGTTCAATTTGTGGCTTATTCATCCAGATGGTACAAAATCAGCTTTAAAGACCTCTCCAAAAGAAAACTTTTATGTAGCTCACTTTACCCCAAAAACCAATGGAACATATACAGTTGCTTTAAACAATGACAACATTGAAGTTCTGGATTATACGGAGTGGGATTTCGGAATTTTCAAGACTCACTACCAATCTACCGCAAAAGTTCAGGTAGGTAATAAAATTAGCGATACCAAAACCTTAAATGAAGATGGTATAGTCATTAAAGAATTGGCAAACGAAGATGATGAAATTAAACTACAAGTATTATTCAGGGGAAAGCCATTAGCAAAAAATGAATTTAAAATATTCGTTTCAGATCTATGGAGCAAAACCCTAGAGACAGATGAACATGGTGAAGTAAGCTTTGCCTTGCCCTGGAACACCAAATATACTATGGAAACTACTTTTGAAGAACGAATTCCTGGTACGTACAATGGCAAGGACTATGAATTTGTTTGGCACTGTGCTACGTATTGCATTAACAATTAA
- a CDS encoding TonB-dependent receptor: MSTYAQSGSLSGLVVDQNKKPLPNVNITISHTSLGTTTNAKGKFEITNLAVGSYTLTFSIMGHDTKQIEANVVANRITEIRTVSLPEKSEQLNEVVVKGHHNKYAVKTPSSSLRLKTEVAKLPQNIQIISSELLQDQQATSIMDGVIRNVSGVTMLEHWGNFARVNMRGFRLPAFRNGFNVQDSWGPLSEDMAFVDQIEFVKGPAGFMMSAGEPGGFYNVVTKKPTEKTIRQVSFMAGSFDNYRATLDLGGKATENGKLLYRFNAMYQTSDSHRGNEDAERYGFAPALTYNLSKKTSVTAELNVQQAESYMGAAYVFAPNDDGYGSLDRDFKFTDNNYPASDIQEVTFFGTIKHDFNKDWSWETKFGSLRYDQVGNSTWVWSLEENGDAVRYISNWDALSVGKYFQSYISGAFNTGGITHKLLGGFDYSQKEYWADFNQFAITDTEQPFNIYNPVYGNTELPVFNKSVPVQYRDDIYNYGSINRSVYLQDEIGFFNDKARLTLAGRYTYLFTRGKDETDSKVTPRIGLSVDILPTLTAYGLYDRSFIGQSGVSFTGEAFDPVDANDIEGGLKKSFFNGRLRTSLGAYQITKQNVLVTDPENPNFSIQLGEIQSKGIEFDLQGEVTPELNVILNYANTNVEITDDTDPENIGLRVAGHAKHITNGWLNYKFADTSKLHGFGGSLGYQYQIDRSTWSWGADNESQLPDYFRLDGALSWSNDKLRVQLNVNNLLDEYLYSGSNYATYLYWQSEPGINGRVTVTYNF; the protein is encoded by the coding sequence ATGAGTACGTATGCGCAGTCTGGAAGCCTGTCTGGGTTGGTAGTAGATCAAAATAAAAAACCATTACCAAATGTAAATATCACTATATCTCATACCAGTTTAGGCACCACTACCAATGCCAAGGGTAAATTTGAAATCACAAATCTTGCCGTCGGTTCATATACCCTAACATTCTCGATTATGGGTCATGACACTAAACAAATTGAAGCGAATGTAGTTGCGAATAGAATAACCGAAATACGTACGGTTTCATTACCAGAAAAAAGCGAACAATTGAACGAAGTTGTTGTTAAAGGGCATCATAATAAATATGCCGTTAAAACACCCTCTTCATCATTACGGCTTAAAACAGAGGTTGCCAAACTTCCACAAAACATACAGATCATAAGTAGCGAGCTTCTTCAAGACCAACAAGCTACCAGTATCATGGACGGGGTAATCAGAAATGTGTCTGGTGTAACGATGCTAGAACATTGGGGTAATTTTGCTAGGGTAAATATGAGAGGTTTTAGATTACCTGCCTTTAGAAATGGTTTTAACGTGCAAGATTCATGGGGGCCATTATCTGAAGATATGGCTTTTGTAGACCAAATAGAATTTGTAAAAGGACCTGCAGGTTTTATGATGTCTGCCGGTGAACCTGGCGGATTCTATAATGTGGTAACCAAAAAACCAACTGAAAAAACCATACGTCAAGTTTCTTTTATGGCGGGTAGTTTTGACAATTACCGTGCTACATTGGACCTTGGAGGCAAAGCGACCGAAAACGGAAAATTATTGTATCGTTTTAACGCCATGTACCAAACATCTGACAGCCACAGAGGAAATGAAGATGCCGAACGTTATGGCTTTGCCCCTGCCCTTACCTACAACCTATCAAAAAAGACATCCGTTACGGCAGAACTAAATGTACAGCAGGCAGAAAGCTATATGGGTGCCGCATATGTTTTTGCTCCAAACGACGATGGTTATGGTAGTTTGGACAGGGACTTTAAATTTACCGATAATAACTACCCAGCATCCGACATTCAAGAAGTCACTTTCTTTGGTACTATAAAACATGATTTTAACAAAGACTGGAGCTGGGAGACAAAGTTCGGTTCTTTACGCTATGATCAAGTAGGAAATTCTACTTGGGTATGGTCCTTAGAAGAAAATGGAGATGCTGTAAGGTATATTAGTAATTGGGATGCACTATCCGTTGGAAAATATTTTCAAAGTTACATTTCCGGAGCATTCAATACCGGTGGTATCACCCATAAGCTACTTGGAGGGTTTGATTACAGCCAAAAAGAATACTGGGCAGATTTTAACCAATTTGCCATTACCGATACCGAACAACCCTTTAATATTTACAACCCCGTTTACGGCAATACCGAACTGCCTGTTTTTAACAAGTCGGTTCCTGTACAATACCGCGACGATATTTACAATTATGGCAGCATTAACCGTTCTGTATACCTACAAGATGAAATCGGATTTTTCAATGACAAAGCCCGCTTAACACTTGCAGGTCGATACACTTACCTGTTCACTAGAGGTAAAGACGAAACAGATTCAAAAGTTACCCCACGTATTGGTCTTAGTGTAGATATACTACCAACCTTAACCGCGTACGGACTTTATGACCGCTCATTCATTGGGCAAAGTGGTGTTAGTTTCACCGGTGAAGCTTTTGACCCTGTAGACGCAAATGATATTGAAGGAGGTTTAAAAAAGAGCTTTTTCAATGGCAGATTAAGAACATCTTTAGGTGCCTACCAAATTACCAAACAAAACGTATTGGTTACCGATCCTGAGAATCCGAATTTCTCTATTCAGTTAGGTGAAATACAATCAAAAGGTATCGAGTTTGATTTGCAAGGTGAGGTTACACCAGAGTTAAATGTGATTCTGAACTACGCCAATACGAACGTAGAAATTACAGATGATACCGACCCAGAAAATATTGGTCTACGTGTAGCTGGTCATGCCAAACACATTACCAACGGATGGTTAAATTATAAATTCGCTGACACCTCTAAATTACACGGTTTTGGTGGGTCATTGGGTTACCAATACCAAATAGACCGATCTACATGGTCTTGGGGTGCAGACAATGAGTCTCAATTACCAGATTACTTTAGGCTAGACGGAGCTTTATCTTGGAGCAATGATAAATTGAGAGTGCAACTTAATGTTAATAACCTGTTAGATGAATACCTGTATTCCGGATCAAATTATGCCACTTACCTATACTGGCAGTCTGAACCCGGTATCAACGGTAGGGTAACAGTAACCTATAATTTCTAA
- a CDS encoding helix-turn-helix domain-containing protein, whose protein sequence is MVKKRRNFTDVQIVDLSESKDNLYSEIADCTEVNKDDDIDHKVYRIKERYGQGTIDEIQFEDVIISTLFLRLKADIVLKQKLTVDFVQLTFLIEGERIVSVANCEDIFLANGDSYMANIKSFHGTSKITGNKTYKEIKVRLSAAFLSKHGFFNDLKLKELIDDNLVVPITNEMMAILESFEKLNFEGTARLIFLKAKVFEMLAIQVTNYKKEHHKNTPQNKPSIKKLLCIQKLINENLGINYSVANLAKEVGMNKTVLNREFLRVFGLTVHEYSIDKKIEKAKYLLLNTDMPIYEIAELIGYKNATHFSAAFKRQEGTSPKKFKTSV, encoded by the coding sequence ATGGTAAAAAAAAGACGCAATTTTACAGATGTACAGATTGTTGACTTATCTGAGTCGAAAGACAATTTGTATAGTGAAATTGCAGATTGTACCGAGGTAAATAAAGATGATGATATTGACCACAAGGTGTATCGCATAAAGGAACGTTATGGTCAGGGTACTATAGATGAAATTCAATTTGAGGATGTCATCATATCAACATTATTTTTAAGGTTGAAAGCAGATATAGTCTTAAAGCAAAAACTAACGGTAGACTTTGTGCAACTTACTTTTTTGATCGAAGGGGAGCGTATAGTATCCGTTGCCAATTGTGAGGATATTTTTCTTGCGAACGGTGATTCCTATATGGCGAATATTAAGTCGTTTCACGGTACATCTAAGATTACAGGTAATAAAACCTATAAAGAAATTAAAGTAAGGTTGTCTGCCGCATTTTTGTCTAAGCACGGATTTTTTAATGATCTTAAATTGAAGGAGCTTATAGATGATAATTTGGTTGTACCCATTACCAATGAGATGATGGCAATTTTAGAATCGTTTGAAAAATTAAATTTTGAAGGCACAGCTAGACTTATTTTTTTAAAGGCAAAGGTTTTTGAAATGTTGGCTATTCAAGTAACGAACTATAAAAAAGAGCATCATAAAAATACGCCCCAAAATAAACCTAGTATAAAGAAGCTACTGTGCATACAAAAACTAATTAATGAAAATTTAGGAATCAATTATTCAGTTGCTAATCTGGCTAAAGAAGTTGGCATGAATAAAACGGTATTAAATAGGGAGTTTTTAAGGGTATTTGGTCTTACAGTTCATGAATATAGTATTGATAAAAAAATAGAAAAAGCAAAGTATCTATTGTTAAATACAGATATGCCCATTTACGAAATAGCTGAGCTGATCGGCTATAAGAATGCCACTCATTTTTCTGCCGCATTCAAGCGTCAAGAAGGCACTTCACCTAAAAAATTTAAAACTAGCGTTTAA